One genomic region from Streptomyces sp. NBC_01304 encodes:
- a CDS encoding FecCD family ABC transporter permease: MAAPPPTGARRALVVRRIGWTVAALAALCLAVLLSLGIGARAIAPSAVFDALLNGGHSDAADVVRELRVPRTLIGLMVGAALGLAGTALQGITRNPIADPGILGISQGASVGVVLAIAFAGVHTLTGYVWFAFAGAAVASVAVYAIASSGRGGATPVKLALGGAAINALLVSVTMGVLTTKAAALDEFRFWQVGSVAGRDTEVVGQTWPFFLVGVVLVVSVARGLDALALGEDVAKGLGQNVATVRVVAGLGATILTGIAVAAAGPIAFIGLAVPHIARAIVGSDHRWVLPMAALIGPVMLLISDVIGRIIFPPSEVPAGVMTALIGVPFLVTLVRRKAVAA; the protein is encoded by the coding sequence ATGGCCGCCCCTCCCCCCACCGGTGCCCGACGCGCCCTCGTGGTCCGACGCATCGGCTGGACGGTGGCGGCGCTCGCGGCGCTCTGCCTCGCGGTGCTGCTCTCCCTCGGCATCGGCGCCCGCGCGATCGCACCCTCCGCCGTCTTCGACGCACTCCTCAACGGCGGGCACAGCGACGCCGCCGACGTCGTACGCGAACTGCGGGTGCCGCGCACATTGATCGGCCTGATGGTGGGCGCCGCGCTGGGCCTGGCCGGCACTGCGCTGCAGGGCATCACCCGCAATCCGATCGCGGACCCGGGCATCCTCGGGATCAGCCAGGGCGCCTCGGTCGGGGTGGTCCTTGCCATCGCCTTCGCCGGGGTGCACACGCTCACCGGGTACGTCTGGTTCGCGTTCGCGGGCGCGGCCGTCGCCTCGGTCGCCGTGTACGCGATCGCCTCCAGCGGGCGGGGCGGTGCGACACCGGTGAAGCTGGCGCTCGGCGGTGCGGCGATCAACGCGCTGCTCGTCTCCGTCACGATGGGCGTCCTGACGACGAAGGCCGCGGCGCTCGACGAGTTCCGCTTCTGGCAGGTCGGCTCGGTCGCCGGGCGCGACACCGAAGTGGTCGGACAGACCTGGCCGTTCTTCCTGGTGGGCGTGGTGCTCGTGGTGTCCGTCGCGCGCGGTCTGGACGCACTGGCGCTCGGCGAGGACGTGGCGAAGGGCCTCGGCCAGAACGTCGCGACGGTCCGCGTCGTCGCAGGCCTCGGCGCGACGATCCTCACGGGCATCGCGGTCGCGGCAGCAGGCCCCATCGCCTTCATCGGCCTGGCGGTCCCGCACATCGCCCGCGCCATCGTGGGCAGCGACCACCGCTGGGTCCTCCCGATGGCGGCCCTGATCGGCCCGGTGATGCTCCTGATCTCAGACGTGATCGGCCGCATCATCTTCCCCCCGAGCGAGGTCCCGGCAGGCGTGATGACGGCCCTGATCGGGGTGCCGTTCCTGGTGACGTTGGTACGTCGGAAGGCGGTGGCGGCATGA
- a CDS encoding HAD family hydrolase: MAGMASQAAHAHSGPAGPTVGFDLDMTLIDSRPGIKAAYLELAAETGVPIDADLAVTRLGPPLETELAYWFPEERIPEMVERYREIYPGFAITPTPAMPGAREAVAAVRAQGGRAIVVTAKHEPSAKLHLAHLGIEADAVIGWLWAEAKAEALSEYGASVYVGDHVGDVRGARTADALSVAVPTGPCSADELRTAGADVVLADLTEFPDWLADYCAADAERA; the protein is encoded by the coding sequence ATGGCCGGTATGGCATCCCAGGCAGCTCACGCGCACTCAGGTCCCGCCGGTCCCACCGTCGGATTCGACCTCGACATGACACTGATCGACTCCCGGCCCGGCATCAAGGCTGCCTACCTGGAGCTTGCCGCCGAGACGGGCGTCCCCATCGACGCGGACCTGGCGGTGACGCGGCTCGGCCCGCCGCTGGAGACGGAACTCGCGTACTGGTTCCCCGAGGAGCGCATCCCGGAGATGGTCGAGCGGTACCGGGAGATCTATCCGGGCTTCGCGATCACGCCGACCCCCGCGATGCCGGGCGCCCGTGAGGCCGTCGCCGCGGTGCGGGCGCAGGGCGGGCGGGCGATCGTCGTCACGGCCAAGCACGAGCCGAGCGCCAAGCTCCATCTCGCGCACCTCGGCATCGAGGCGGACGCGGTGATCGGCTGGCTGTGGGCGGAGGCCAAGGCGGAGGCGCTGAGCGAGTACGGCGCCTCGGTGTACGTCGGCGATCATGTCGGCGACGTACGGGGAGCGCGTACCGCGGACGCCCTTTCGGTGGCCGTGCCGACCGGTCCGTGCAGCGCCGACGAGCTGCGTACGGCCGGCGCGGATGTGGTCCTCGCGGACCTCACCGAGTTCCCGGACTGGCTCGCGGACTACTGCGCGGCGGACGCCGAGCGCGCCTGA
- a CDS encoding cold-shock protein encodes MPTGKVKWFNSEKGFGFLSRDDGGDVFVHSSVLPAGVDSLKPGQRVEFGVVAGQRGDQALSVVLLDPAPSVAAAQRRKPDELASIVQDLTTLLESVSQQLERGRYPDKAHGAKIAGMLRAVADQLDI; translated from the coding sequence GTGCCTACCGGCAAGGTCAAGTGGTTCAACAGTGAGAAGGGCTTCGGCTTCCTTTCCCGCGACGACGGCGGTGACGTCTTCGTGCACTCGTCCGTGCTCCCCGCCGGCGTGGACTCGCTCAAGCCCGGTCAGCGCGTCGAGTTCGGAGTGGTCGCGGGTCAGCGCGGCGACCAGGCCCTGTCCGTGGTGCTCCTGGACCCGGCCCCGTCGGTCGCGGCGGCCCAGCGGCGCAAGCCGGACGAGCTCGCGTCCATCGTCCAGGACCTGACGACCCTGCTCGAGAGCGTCTCGCAGCAGTTGGAGCGGGGCCGCTACCCCGACAAGGCACATGGCGCGAAGATCGCTGGCATGCTGCGGGCCGTTGCCGATCAACTTGATATATAG
- a CDS encoding 1,4-dihydroxy-6-naphthoate synthase, with the protein MTLDIAYSPCPNDTFVFDAWAHGRIPDAPALDVTFADIDLTNGMAERGEFNILKVSYAVLPYVLDEYALLPCGGALGRGCGPLVLTREAGVDLTGKTVAVPSEKSTAYLLFRLWAADVLPQGVGEIVVLPFHEIMPAVRDGRVDAGLVIHEARFTYQNYGLHRLADMGEHWEATTGLPIPLGAIIAKRSLGTETLKSLAEAARTSVRMAWDDPEASRAYVLEHAQEMDPAVADRHIGLYVNEFTADLGEDGYAAVRGLLTRAAAEGLVPPLGRDALSFP; encoded by the coding sequence ATGACCCTGGACATCGCCTACTCGCCGTGCCCGAACGACACCTTCGTCTTCGACGCCTGGGCGCACGGCCGGATCCCCGACGCCCCCGCGCTCGACGTGACGTTCGCGGACATCGACCTCACCAACGGCATGGCGGAGCGCGGCGAGTTCAACATCCTCAAGGTGTCGTACGCGGTCCTGCCGTACGTCCTCGACGAGTACGCCCTGCTCCCCTGCGGCGGCGCGCTCGGCCGGGGCTGCGGGCCGCTGGTGCTCACGCGCGAGGCCGGGGTCGACCTCACCGGGAAGACCGTCGCGGTGCCGAGCGAGAAGTCGACGGCGTACCTGCTCTTCCGCCTCTGGGCGGCCGACGTCCTTCCGCAAGGTGTGGGCGAGATCGTCGTCCTGCCGTTCCACGAGATCATGCCCGCCGTGCGGGACGGCCGGGTCGACGCCGGACTGGTGATCCACGAGGCGCGCTTCACGTACCAGAACTACGGACTGCACCGCCTCGCCGACATGGGCGAGCACTGGGAGGCCACCACGGGCCTGCCGATCCCGCTCGGCGCGATCATCGCGAAGCGCTCGCTGGGCACCGAGACCCTCAAGTCCCTTGCGGAGGCGGCCCGTACGTCGGTGCGGATGGCCTGGGACGACCCGGAGGCCTCGCGGGCGTACGTGCTGGAGCACGCGCAGGAGATGGACCCGGCGGTCGCGGACCGGCACATCGGGCTCTACGTGAACGAGTTCACGGCCGACCTCGGCGAGGACGGCTACGCGGCGGTGCGCGGACTGCTCACACGCGCCGCGGCCGAGGGGCTGGTACCGCCCCTCGGCCGCGATGCACTGTCGTTCCCGTAG
- a CDS encoding futalosine hydrolase: MRILVVTAVPAEADAVRAGASGLDVLAAGVGPAAAAVATATALAKAPNDRRYDLVISAGIGGGFQPAAPVGSLVVADRIVAADLGAETAEGFVPVTDLGFGSIAHDPPADLVRRLVAAAGGAAGTVLTVSTVTGTAERAAELAARHPGALAEAMEGFGVAEAAAAHGLPVLEVRAISNPVGPRDRAAWRIGDALAALTEAFGKLVPVLNEPEPGGTP, encoded by the coding sequence ATGCGCATCCTGGTCGTCACCGCCGTCCCCGCCGAGGCCGACGCCGTACGCGCCGGGGCATCGGGCCTTGACGTCCTGGCCGCCGGGGTGGGCCCCGCCGCGGCAGCCGTCGCCACCGCGACCGCACTCGCGAAGGCGCCGAACGACAGGCGGTACGACCTGGTGATCTCGGCGGGCATCGGCGGTGGCTTCCAGCCCGCGGCGCCGGTCGGCTCGCTCGTCGTGGCCGACCGGATCGTCGCCGCCGACCTGGGCGCCGAGACCGCCGAGGGCTTCGTCCCGGTGACCGACCTCGGCTTCGGATCGATCGCGCACGATCCGCCCGCTGATCTCGTACGCCGCCTCGTCGCCGCAGCCGGCGGGGCAGCCGGGACCGTCCTCACCGTCTCCACCGTGACCGGCACCGCCGAGCGGGCGGCCGAGCTGGCCGCCCGCCATCCGGGCGCCCTGGCCGAGGCGATGGAGGGCTTCGGCGTCGCCGAGGCCGCGGCCGCGCACGGCCTGCCCGTCCTCGAAGTCCGGGCGATCTCCAACCCGGTCGGCCCGCGCGACCGCGCCGCCTGGCGCATCGGCGACGCGCTGGCCGCCCTCACCGAGGCGTTCGGCAAGCTCGTGCCCGTACTGAATGAGCCGGAGCCGGGAGGCACCCCATGA
- a CDS encoding DUF2771 domain-containing protein, whose translation MTSLLSSAKARRTAAALGAVSAGLLVLSACEKPSPMATLTVGDKSVSSEASCYAHSKTLADGKIQDCLQKGGKKTLTVGMDDKVRFGVDPEVADNGWVLFVNGKPIEGEAYKKTYRSIPGSVFFSSGQDAMGGQTAPLDKAKVAILELKDKSVKGVWQFEFKKGK comes from the coding sequence ATGACCTCCCTGCTCTCTTCCGCCAAGGCCCGCCGGACCGCGGCCGCTCTCGGCGCCGTGTCGGCCGGACTCCTTGTTCTCTCCGCCTGCGAGAAGCCCTCCCCGATGGCGACGCTGACGGTCGGCGACAAGTCGGTGTCGTCCGAGGCGTCCTGCTACGCGCACAGCAAGACCCTCGCCGACGGCAAGATCCAGGACTGCCTGCAGAAGGGCGGCAAGAAGACCCTCACGGTCGGCATGGACGACAAGGTCCGCTTCGGCGTCGACCCCGAGGTCGCCGACAACGGCTGGGTGCTGTTCGTGAACGGCAAGCCCATCGAGGGCGAGGCGTACAAGAAGACGTACCGCTCCATCCCGGGCAGCGTGTTCTTCTCCTCGGGCCAGGACGCGATGGGCGGCCAGACCGCTCCGCTGGACAAGGCGAAGGTCGCCATCCTCGAACTCAAGGACAAGTCCGTGAAGGGCGTCTGGCAGTTCGAGTTCAAGAAGGGCAAGTAG
- a CDS encoding AMP-binding protein has translation MPTPTLTLALPAPPAGPRPGRNPEATAAFRTARDTLLRHRDDPDAAVREFRPPTTGWFNWALDWFDAIADGNDTTAVLVLDEDGEHRAGYAELSRRSDQVALWLRELSVRRGDRVLLALDNGLPLYETMLAAMKLGAVVVPTYTTVTPDDLADRVERAQVRHVVAASALTGRFAKVPGHWTPIAVGAPVPGWHDYGDVPATTEPFEPDGPTAADDPLFVYFTSGTTSRPKMVEHTHTSYPVGHLSGMYWNGVRPGDVHLNISAPGWAKHAWSSFFVPFNAEATVVAVTPDRSTPADILDVLRTHPVNVFCAAPTIWRGLLAHGLGEAPPALREAACAGEPLEGSLLDAVHQAWGVYVRDGYGQTETTGQLGHVPGRPPKPGTMGRPLPGYTIAVLDPKTGTPVAPGATGELCLPLEPRPIGVMNGYVDDPARTAKAFADGYYHTGDLVNLGEDGELRYVGRDDDMFKSFDHRISPLELERVLLAHPSVAQAAVVPVPHPVGVWIPKAFVVPTDPAAAAVSAKDLFTAVAEELPPEKWVKTLEFADRLPVTVSGKIRRAELRTAGTLGGREFAFSEFVFGDV, from the coding sequence GTGCCCACCCCCACCCTCACCCTCGCCCTCCCCGCCCCGCCGGCAGGCCCCCGCCCCGGCCGCAACCCCGAGGCCACCGCCGCCTTCCGCACAGCACGCGACACCCTCCTGAGGCACCGCGACGACCCCGACGCGGCCGTACGCGAGTTCCGCCCGCCGACCACCGGCTGGTTCAACTGGGCCCTCGACTGGTTCGACGCCATCGCCGACGGCAACGACACCACCGCCGTCCTGGTCCTGGACGAGGACGGCGAACACCGCGCCGGCTACGCCGAACTCTCCCGCCGCTCCGACCAAGTGGCGCTCTGGCTGCGCGAGTTGAGCGTCCGGCGCGGCGACCGCGTCCTCCTCGCCCTCGACAACGGCCTCCCCCTGTACGAGACGATGCTCGCCGCGATGAAGCTCGGCGCGGTGGTCGTCCCCACCTACACGACCGTCACCCCCGACGACCTCGCGGACCGCGTGGAGCGCGCCCAGGTCCGCCACGTGGTGGCCGCGTCGGCCCTCACCGGGCGCTTCGCGAAGGTGCCCGGCCACTGGACCCCGATCGCGGTCGGCGCCCCCGTCCCCGGCTGGCACGACTACGGCGACGTACCCGCCACCACGGAACCCTTCGAGCCGGACGGCCCGACCGCCGCGGACGACCCGCTGTTCGTCTACTTCACCTCGGGCACGACCTCCCGCCCCAAGATGGTCGAGCACACCCACACCAGCTACCCGGTGGGCCACCTCTCGGGGATGTACTGGAACGGTGTGCGCCCCGGCGACGTGCACCTCAACATCTCCGCGCCCGGCTGGGCCAAGCACGCCTGGAGCTCGTTCTTCGTGCCGTTCAACGCCGAGGCCACGGTGGTCGCCGTGACCCCGGACCGCTCAACTCCCGCCGACATCCTGGACGTTCTGCGCACCCACCCGGTGAACGTCTTCTGCGCGGCCCCGACCATCTGGCGCGGCCTGCTCGCGCACGGCCTCGGCGAGGCACCGCCCGCGCTGCGGGAGGCCGCCTGCGCCGGCGAACCCCTGGAGGGCTCGCTGCTCGACGCGGTGCACCAGGCGTGGGGCGTGTACGTACGCGACGGCTACGGCCAGACCGAGACGACCGGCCAGCTCGGCCACGTCCCGGGCCGCCCCCCGAAGCCCGGCACGATGGGCCGCCCGCTGCCCGGCTACACGATCGCGGTCCTCGACCCGAAGACCGGCACCCCCGTCGCGCCGGGCGCCACGGGCGAGTTGTGCCTCCCCCTGGAGCCGCGCCCGATCGGCGTGATGAACGGCTACGTCGACGACCCGGCCCGCACCGCGAAGGCGTTCGCCGACGGCTACTACCACACGGGGGACCTGGTGAACCTGGGCGAGGACGGCGAGCTGCGCTACGTGGGCCGCGACGACGACATGTTCAAGTCGTTCGACCACCGCATCTCCCCGCTGGAGCTGGAACGGGTGCTGCTCGCCCACCCGTCGGTCGCGCAGGCGGCGGTGGTGCCGGTGCCGCACCCGGTCGGCGTGTGGATCCCCAAGGCCTTCGTGGTCCCGACCGACCCTGCGGCGGCCGCCGTGTCAGCAAAAGACCTGTTCACGGCGGTGGCCGAGGAGCTGCCCCCGGAGAAGTGGGTCAAGACGCTGGAGTTCGCGGACCGTCTCCCCGTCACGGTCTCCGGCAAGATCCGCCGCGCAGAGCTGCGGACGGCGGGAACGCTGGGGGGCCGAGAGTTCGCGTTCTCGGAGTTCGTGTTCGGCGATGTCTGA
- a CDS encoding FAD/NAD(P)-binding protein yields the protein MTTDLPEPTDMPADLTSELPAYDADLSSGEHPYTIAVVGTGPRGISVLERLAVHLTERERPADDRRVSIFAIDDTEVGAGRVWRTDQDEWFTMNTVVAQVTMYSGVPDGGPARPGAGPSLGEWIQGRHERFGEPLLGPDDYASRLRYGQYLRAVYDSIAANLPDHVDLIPVRARVEQLSKQDGGGHVLALNATPHLIEADKVLLATGHPLNAPDPFESDMLDFAVRHPGLRYYSGDSAADMDLAAIPAGAPVGIRGLGLSFYDVMLSLTVGRGGTFAADGSYVPSGREPRIFTGSRSGLPIPARGRNQKRPDHTHKPLFLTSAAVSEARHRRIKQGGSGKLRFDEDVLPLLLQEVEHVYRTTHERTDPGAELPPLDLQALARPFADKHFNGPDAFRARLLDVMRADLDQAALGNFDGPLKAALDVLRDIRNVVREAVDYNGLQPDSHTDEFQRAFLPVNALLSAGPPAERVRQLVALIEAGVVEVAGPATQFTADEAAGRFRVSSPQVTGSSHVVDFLIDARIPTPDLNRDTSLLMRTLIADGTVSEYVLEAPDGGAPEPTGGLNVTLTPFHVVDAKGVSDHDLYALGIPTEHTRWFTQVGSGKPGLNTLFRRDADAIATDMLLGLDRAEREATVREPVIATAGRA from the coding sequence GTGACCACCGACCTGCCCGAGCCCACCGACATGCCCGCCGACCTGACCTCCGAACTGCCCGCCTACGACGCGGACTTGTCCAGCGGCGAACACCCGTACACCATCGCCGTCGTCGGCACCGGCCCCCGCGGCATCTCCGTCCTCGAACGCCTCGCCGTGCACCTCACCGAGCGCGAGCGGCCGGCCGACGACCGCCGGGTCTCGATCTTCGCGATCGACGACACGGAGGTCGGCGCGGGCCGGGTCTGGCGCACCGACCAGGACGAGTGGTTCACGATGAACACGGTCGTCGCCCAGGTCACCATGTACTCCGGCGTCCCGGACGGCGGCCCGGCCCGGCCCGGCGCGGGCCCCTCGCTCGGCGAGTGGATCCAGGGGCGGCACGAGCGGTTCGGCGAGCCGCTGCTCGGCCCCGACGACTACGCATCCCGACTCCGGTACGGCCAGTACCTGCGCGCCGTCTACGACTCGATCGCGGCCAACCTGCCCGACCACGTCGACCTGATACCGGTCCGCGCCCGCGTCGAGCAGCTCTCCAAGCAGGACGGCGGCGGCCACGTCCTCGCCCTGAACGCGACACCGCACCTCATCGAGGCCGACAAGGTCCTGCTCGCCACCGGCCACCCGCTCAACGCCCCCGACCCCTTCGAGTCGGACATGCTCGACTTCGCGGTCCGTCACCCGGGCCTGCGCTACTACTCCGGCGACTCGGCCGCCGACATGGACCTGGCGGCGATCCCGGCGGGCGCGCCGGTCGGCATCCGCGGCCTCGGACTCTCCTTCTACGACGTCATGTTGAGCCTCACCGTCGGCCGAGGCGGCACCTTCGCCGCCGACGGCAGTTACGTCCCCAGCGGCCGCGAACCCCGCATCTTCACCGGCTCGCGCAGCGGACTGCCCATCCCGGCTCGCGGCCGCAACCAGAAGCGCCCCGACCACACCCACAAGCCGCTCTTCCTCACCTCGGCGGCGGTCTCCGAGGCCCGCCACCGTCGCATCAAGCAAGGCGGCAGCGGCAAGCTCCGCTTCGACGAGGACGTACTCCCCCTGCTCCTGCAGGAGGTCGAGCACGTCTACCGCACCACGCACGAGCGCACCGACCCCGGCGCCGAACTGCCCCCGCTGGACCTCCAGGCACTCGCCCGCCCCTTCGCCGACAAGCACTTCAACGGCCCCGACGCGTTCCGGGCCCGCCTCCTCGACGTCATGCGGGCCGACCTGGACCAGGCGGCGCTCGGCAACTTCGACGGACCGCTGAAGGCCGCGCTCGACGTGCTGCGCGACATCCGCAACGTGGTCCGCGAGGCCGTGGACTACAACGGCCTGCAGCCCGACTCCCACACCGACGAGTTCCAACGCGCCTTCCTGCCGGTCAACGCCCTGCTCTCGGCGGGCCCGCCGGCCGAGCGGGTCCGGCAGCTCGTCGCCCTCATCGAGGCCGGGGTCGTCGAAGTCGCGGGCCCGGCAACGCAGTTCACGGCCGACGAGGCGGCGGGCCGCTTCCGGGTCTCCTCGCCCCAGGTGACCGGCTCCTCCCACGTGGTGGACTTCCTGATCGACGCCCGTATCCCCACCCCCGACCTGAACCGCGACACCTCCCTCCTCATGCGCACCCTGATCGCGGACGGCACGGTCAGCGAGTACGTCCTGGAGGCCCCGGACGGCGGCGCCCCCGAGCCGACGGGCGGCCTCAACGTCACCCTCACCCCGTTCCACGTCGTCGACGCCAAGGGCGTCTCGGACCACGACCTGTACGCGCTCGGCATCCCGACCGAGCACACCCGCTGGTTCACCCAGGTCGGCAGCGGAAAGCCGGGCCTGAACACCCTGTTCCGCAGGGACGCGGACGCGATCGCCACGGACATGCTCCTCGGCCTGGACCGCGCCGAGCGCGAAGCAACCGTACGAGAGCCCGTGATCGCGACGGCCGGCCGCGCCTGA
- a CDS encoding methylaspartate mutase has product MTLPASAGRTVPRRLTAPFGAAVGAAAAQGRLVVQPRMGIGYVPEMLGGLKAVRSANATAVGTITLDSYTRVGDHDSARKALREGSDLNGFPIVAHGADTTRAMLADLVAPEPFSDTFAIQVRHGSPLPVGIVQALLDAGLDATEGGPVSYCLPYSRTPLREAVDAWARSCELLAERVEGAHLESFGGCMLGQLCPPSLLVAISLLEGIFFKQHGLTSISLSYAQQTSFTQDVHAIAALRHLAGQYLGGTDWHVVLYSYMGVFPRTEEGALGLLRESAVLAATTGTERMIVKTPAEAHRIPTVADNVLALEEASLAATGVTRQTPPPLSDNPVYAEARALVEAVLELDDDLGAAFLKAFARGYLDVPFCLHADNAQRTRSYIDGQGELKWLNPGSLPIPAPEKTGSSRLGADDFLGMLSHVQQTFDTAALEGSHRPTAHALPTYKKDLP; this is encoded by the coding sequence ATGACCCTTCCCGCATCCGCGGGCCGGACTGTTCCGCGGCGGCTCACCGCACCCTTCGGGGCTGCGGTCGGCGCCGCCGCGGCGCAGGGCCGACTCGTCGTACAGCCCCGCATGGGCATCGGATACGTCCCCGAAATGCTCGGCGGACTCAAGGCCGTACGGTCGGCGAACGCCACCGCCGTCGGCACCATCACCCTCGACAGCTACACCCGCGTCGGCGACCACGACTCGGCCCGCAAGGCCTTACGCGAAGGCTCCGACCTCAACGGCTTCCCGATCGTCGCGCACGGAGCCGACACCACCCGCGCGATGCTCGCCGACCTGGTCGCCCCCGAACCGTTCAGCGACACCTTCGCGATCCAGGTCCGGCACGGCTCACCGCTGCCCGTCGGCATCGTGCAGGCCCTCCTGGACGCCGGACTCGACGCGACCGAGGGCGGCCCCGTCTCGTACTGCCTGCCCTACAGCCGCACCCCGCTGCGCGAGGCCGTCGACGCCTGGGCGCGCAGCTGCGAACTCCTCGCCGAGCGCGTCGAGGGCGCCCACCTGGAGAGCTTCGGCGGCTGCATGCTCGGCCAACTCTGCCCGCCCAGCCTGCTGGTGGCGATCTCGCTCCTCGAAGGCATCTTCTTCAAGCAGCACGGCCTGACCAGCATCTCCCTCTCGTACGCCCAGCAGACCAGCTTCACCCAGGACGTGCACGCCATCGCCGCCCTGCGTCACCTCGCGGGCCAGTACCTCGGCGGTACGGACTGGCACGTAGTCCTCTACTCGTACATGGGCGTCTTCCCGCGCACCGAGGAGGGCGCGCTGGGCCTGCTGCGGGAGAGCGCGGTGCTCGCCGCCACCACCGGCACCGAGCGCATGATCGTGAAGACCCCGGCCGAGGCCCACCGCATCCCGACCGTCGCGGACAACGTCCTCGCCCTCGAAGAGGCCTCCCTCGCCGCGACCGGCGTCACCCGGCAGACCCCGCCCCCGCTCTCCGACAACCCGGTGTACGCGGAGGCCAGGGCCCTGGTCGAGGCCGTGCTCGAACTCGACGACGACCTGGGCGCCGCCTTCCTCAAGGCCTTCGCCCGCGGCTACCTCGACGTGCCGTTCTGCCTGCACGCCGACAACGCCCAGCGCACCCGCAGCTACATCGACGGCCAGGGCGAGCTCAAGTGGCTCAACCCCGGCTCGCTGCCGATCCCGGCACCGGAGAAGACGGGCTCGTCCCGCCTGGGCGCCGACGACTTCCTCGGGATGCTCTCGCACGTCCAGCAGACCTTCGACACCGCAGCTCTCGAAGGTTCGCATCGCCCCACCGCCCACGCCCTGCCCACGTACAAGAAGGACCTGCCGTGA
- a CDS encoding cobalamin B12-binding domain-containing protein — protein MSSLTPAGDIRPADRKAGRRVLVSSVSSDSHTWNLVFLQLLLEEMGHDVVNIGACVPDDLLISEVRANRPDMVVISSVNGHGHLDGRRLITRLREESDLADLPVVIGGKLGIRGAENSAYGPELMAAGYTAVFEDTAGIAPFRRYLEGAHTPDHTHAPRALAGSAA, from the coding sequence ATGTCTTCGCTCACCCCGGCCGGCGATATACGCCCGGCCGACCGCAAGGCCGGCCGGCGCGTACTCGTCTCCAGCGTGTCCTCCGACTCGCACACCTGGAACCTGGTCTTCCTGCAGCTCCTGCTGGAGGAGATGGGCCACGACGTCGTCAACATCGGCGCCTGTGTCCCGGACGACCTGCTGATCTCCGAAGTCCGGGCCAACCGGCCGGACATGGTCGTCATCAGCAGCGTCAACGGGCACGGCCACCTGGACGGCCGCCGGCTCATCACCCGGCTCCGCGAGGAGTCCGACCTCGCGGACCTGCCCGTCGTCATCGGCGGCAAGCTGGGCATCAGGGGCGCGGAGAACAGCGCGTACGGGCCGGAGTTGATGGCCGCGGGCTACACGGCGGTGTTCGAGGACACGGCGGGCATCGCCCCGTTCCGCCGCTACCTGGAAGGCGCGCACACACCGGACCACACGCACGCGCCACGCGCGCTCGCCGGGAGCGCGGCATGA
- a CDS encoding cupin domain-containing protein, which produces MSEIELIKNVFRSGFELTDIEWSTWSEPGRAGVEHHILWAPDEASDEDSVGLLLRFPKNAHGDFHEHLGYELMLVLDGRLDHSDGTSYVKGDLVVEGPSTQHQMSSETGCTVLAIRTKPAEARTPEAGIREVSEPELANA; this is translated from the coding sequence ATGTCTGAAATCGAGCTCATCAAGAACGTCTTCCGCAGTGGCTTCGAGCTGACCGACATCGAATGGTCGACCTGGTCGGAGCCGGGCCGCGCGGGCGTCGAGCACCACATTCTGTGGGCGCCGGACGAGGCGAGCGACGAGGACTCGGTCGGCCTGCTGCTGCGTTTCCCGAAGAATGCGCACGGCGATTTCCACGAGCACCTCGGCTATGAGCTGATGCTCGTCCTGGACGGCCGCCTCGACCACAGCGACGGCACCAGCTATGTCAAGGGCGACCTGGTCGTCGAGGGCCCCAGCACCCAGCACCAGATGTCCAGCGAGACCGGCTGCACGGTCCTCGCGATCCGCACCAAGCCGGCCGAGGCCCGCACGCCCGAGGCGGGCATCCGCGAGGTCTCCGAGCCCGAGCTCGCGAACGCCTGA